The following proteins are co-located in the Paludibaculum fermentans genome:
- a CDS encoding transketolase yields MVHSAKTGHPGGDLSSTDILVSLYFGAMRAGGTWTNAEDRDRFVMSKGHCSGAFYATLAQAGCFPAEWLDSYMQPMSMLNGHPDRNKLPGVEANTGPLGHGMPIATGMALAAKISGAAWRTFVLTGDGELQEGSNWEAAMTAAHYGLDNLTLIVDRNRIQQGAWTEDTIRLEPLADKWRAFGWAVHEVDGHDHAALVELFHRLPLEPGKPNCVIAHTHKGQGVSFMMDRPEWHHKVPSDTELEAALKELQS; encoded by the coding sequence ATGGTTCACAGTGCAAAAACTGGCCATCCGGGTGGCGACTTGTCCTCGACCGACATCCTGGTTTCGCTGTACTTCGGGGCCATGCGGGCAGGCGGGACATGGACGAATGCCGAAGACCGCGACCGCTTCGTGATGAGCAAGGGGCACTGCTCGGGCGCGTTCTACGCCACGCTGGCCCAGGCCGGCTGCTTTCCCGCGGAATGGCTGGACAGCTATATGCAGCCGATGTCGATGCTGAACGGCCATCCTGACCGGAACAAACTGCCCGGAGTGGAGGCAAACACGGGTCCATTGGGACACGGCATGCCCATTGCGACGGGCATGGCGCTGGCGGCGAAGATCAGCGGCGCTGCCTGGCGGACTTTTGTGCTCACAGGCGACGGCGAGTTGCAGGAAGGCAGCAACTGGGAGGCGGCGATGACCGCGGCCCACTACGGGCTGGACAACCTCACACTGATTGTCGACCGCAATCGGATCCAGCAGGGCGCCTGGACCGAGGATACGATCCGTCTGGAGCCGCTGGCCGACAAATGGCGCGCCTTCGGTTGGGCGGTCCATGAAGTGGATGGACACGATCATGCCGCGCTGGTCGAGCTATTCCACCGCCTGCCCTTGGAGCCGGGAAAACCGAATTGTGTGATCGCGCACACTCACAAGGGCCAGGGCGTCTCGTTCATGATGGACCGGCCGGAATGGCACCACAAAGTGCCCAGCGACACGGAATTGGAAGCAGCGCTGAAGGAGTTGCAGTCGTGA
- a CDS encoding transketolase family protein, which translates to MAPQSAQRHGIGSSAEGVAVVSASAQLFDCRDAFARTLEEAAAADARIVAVVNDSLGSSKMGGFRKLYPRRLVNVGIAEQNMVGVGCGLANGGLIPFVCGAACFLTGRAMEQVKVDLAYSKSNVKLCGMSGGMAYGPLGPTHHSIEDLAWTRVLPNLTVIVPADPYETEQALGAALELDGPVYLRLSRMGVPNVHGEGQAFRLGRATKLREGRDVTLIANGTLVCRALEAARQLEQEGIAARVLNMATLRPLDEEAITAAAQETGCIVTAEEHSIHGGLGGAVAEVVTATVPVPVKIVGVPDVFAPTGSTAFLFEHLGLTAAAIHDAAIAVMRRKARKC; encoded by the coding sequence ATGGCACCACAAAGTGCCCAGCGACACGGAATTGGAAGCAGCGCTGAAGGAGTTGCAGTCGTGAGCGCATCGGCGCAATTGTTCGATTGCCGGGACGCCTTCGCGCGCACCCTGGAAGAGGCCGCCGCGGCTGACGCGCGCATTGTGGCCGTGGTCAACGACTCGCTGGGGTCCAGCAAGATGGGCGGATTCCGCAAACTGTACCCGCGGCGGTTAGTCAATGTCGGCATCGCCGAGCAGAACATGGTGGGCGTGGGCTGCGGCCTGGCCAATGGCGGGCTGATCCCCTTCGTCTGTGGGGCCGCGTGTTTCCTGACCGGGCGTGCGATGGAGCAGGTGAAGGTAGACTTGGCCTATTCGAAGTCGAATGTGAAGTTGTGCGGCATGTCGGGCGGCATGGCGTATGGACCTCTGGGCCCGACTCACCACTCGATTGAAGACCTTGCCTGGACTCGGGTGTTGCCGAACCTGACCGTGATCGTGCCGGCGGATCCGTACGAGACGGAGCAGGCGCTGGGCGCGGCACTGGAGTTGGATGGTCCAGTCTATCTGCGGCTGAGCCGCATGGGTGTGCCGAACGTGCATGGAGAGGGCCAGGCGTTCCGGTTGGGCCGGGCGACGAAACTGCGGGAAGGCCGCGACGTGACGCTGATCGCCAATGGCACGCTGGTGTGCCGCGCCCTGGAGGCGGCCCGGCAGTTGGAGCAGGAAGGCATAGCGGCCCGCGTTCTGAACATGGCGACGCTGCGGCCGTTGGACGAGGAGGCGATTACTGCCGCCGCGCAAGAGACGGGTTGCATCGTTACGGCGGAGGAGCATTCCATCCACGGAGGCCTGGGCGGTGCGGTGGCTGAAGTGGTGACAGCCACGGTGCCAGTGCCGGTGAAGATTGTCGGAGTGCCTGACGTATTCGCGCCGACGGGCTCCACCGCATTCCTGTTTGAACACCTCGGCCTGACCGCGGCAGCCATCCACGATGCGGCGATCGCCGTAATGAGGAGGAAGGCCCGGAAGTGTTGA
- a CDS encoding FGGY family carbohydrate kinase produces the protein MLSAARILSIDQGTTNTKALLVDARGAVLARASRPMTVQCPRPGWIQQDAGAIWQAVQAVMDECLEAAGGAPPAAIAVSNQRESVIVWNRKTGEPCGPCVIWQCRRTAPFCAELRQRGLEPAIRRKTGLGIDPLFSASKAAWLIDQLPDGRAMAEGGELCMGTVDSWLLWNLTKGAVHACDTTNASRTQLMELGRLAWDDELLEWFGVPRAVLPAIQPSSGVFGTTAGAGRCGDGVPICGVIGDSHAALFAHAAFRPRATKATYGTGSSLMRATEGPVSSSHGLSATVAWSAGGPAQYGIEGNITLSGGTMQWTGELLGLGDPAADLAGMAAGKDDSGGVYLVPAMAGLGAPYWRDDARGLITGLTRGTTAGHLARAALESIAFQVRDVFDAMTLDTGEEPEMLLADGGASRNDQLMQFQADILGRPVVRNLSLDLSAMGAAWLAGLAAGVWKGIGDLEQLPRQEQRFEPQMSEADRQRLYAGWRDAVARTLGDFKTREMAT, from the coding sequence GTGTTGAGCGCCGCTCGGATTCTGAGCATCGATCAAGGCACGACGAACACGAAGGCCCTGCTGGTGGACGCGCGAGGCGCGGTCCTGGCACGGGCTTCGCGACCGATGACGGTCCAGTGCCCGCGGCCGGGCTGGATCCAGCAGGATGCCGGGGCGATCTGGCAGGCCGTGCAGGCAGTGATGGACGAGTGCCTGGAGGCGGCCGGTGGAGCGCCGCCCGCGGCCATTGCCGTGAGCAACCAGCGCGAATCCGTCATCGTCTGGAACCGGAAGACCGGCGAGCCCTGCGGTCCCTGCGTGATCTGGCAATGCCGCCGGACCGCGCCGTTCTGTGCGGAACTCCGCCAGCGCGGGTTGGAGCCGGCCATCCGGCGGAAGACCGGACTCGGGATTGATCCGCTGTTCTCCGCCAGCAAGGCTGCCTGGCTCATCGACCAGCTTCCGGATGGACGGGCCATGGCTGAGGGCGGTGAGTTGTGCATGGGCACGGTGGATAGCTGGCTGCTGTGGAACCTGACAAAGGGGGCGGTGCATGCCTGCGACACCACGAATGCCTCACGGACACAGTTGATGGAACTGGGCCGGCTGGCCTGGGACGACGAGTTGTTGGAATGGTTTGGCGTACCTCGCGCTGTGCTGCCCGCGATTCAGCCGTCGAGCGGAGTGTTTGGCACAACCGCGGGAGCCGGACGATGCGGGGATGGGGTTCCCATTTGCGGAGTGATCGGCGATTCCCACGCGGCGCTGTTTGCCCATGCGGCGTTCCGTCCGCGAGCGACCAAGGCGACATATGGCACCGGCTCTTCACTGATGCGGGCGACCGAGGGACCCGTCTCCTCCAGCCACGGCCTGTCGGCGACGGTGGCCTGGTCAGCGGGCGGCCCGGCGCAGTACGGAATCGAAGGCAACATCACTCTGAGCGGCGGCACCATGCAGTGGACGGGTGAATTGCTGGGCTTGGGTGACCCGGCCGCCGACCTGGCCGGGATGGCGGCAGGAAAGGACGACAGCGGCGGCGTCTACCTGGTGCCGGCGATGGCCGGGCTGGGTGCTCCTTACTGGCGAGACGATGCCCGCGGCCTCATTACAGGACTGACCCGTGGAACGACCGCCGGCCATTTGGCGCGCGCTGCCCTGGAATCGATCGCCTTTCAGGTCCGTGATGTTTTCGACGCGATGACGCTGGACACCGGCGAAGAACCCGAGATGTTGCTGGCCGATGGCGGCGCCAGCCGCAACGATCAACTCATGCAGTTCCAGGCGGATATCCTGGGGCGGCCGGTGGTCCGGAATCTCTCATTGGATCTTTCCGCCATGGGTGCGGCCTGGCTAGCCGGGCTGGCCGCCGGAGTCTGGAAGGGCATTGGGGATTTGGAGCAGTTGCCGCGTCAGGAGCAGCGGTTCGAGCCCCAGATGAGCGAGGCCGACCGCCAGCGGCTGTATGCCGGATGGCGCGACGCGGTGGCCCGGACGCTGGGCGATTTCAAAACCCGGGAGATGGCAACATAA